The Pseudomonas aeruginosa genome includes the window GCCGGCCTGATCGTCCTGCCGGTCGACCGCCAGCCCGGCCTGTACACACATCTACTGGTGGACGGCGACATGCGCGTGGCATTGCCCGAAGGGCATCGGCTGGCACGCCATGCGCGCCTGCGCCTGGAACAACTGGCCGGAGAACCCTGGCTGCTGTTTCCACGGCACTATGGGCCGGGCATGCACGACCTGATCGTCGCCGCCTGCGCGGCAGCCGGCTTCGTCCCGGAGGTGGTGCAGGAGGCGCGGCAGATGCAGACCATCGCCGGGCTGGTGGCCGGCGGCATCGGCGTCGCGCTAGTGCCTTCGCTGCTACAACCGTTGCGCCCGCCGGGGGTCACCTTTCGTCCCCTGCAAGGGCGGCGGGCGCGAATTCCCTATCGGCTGGCGCTGGCCTACCGCACGCCGTCGGAACTCATCGAACGCTTTCGCGAAACCGCCCAGGCGATCGCCGCCGCCCCGGCTTTTCGCATGGCCTAGCGCCAGTCCCTGAGCGCCTCCTCGGCCGCCAGGTTCATCGGCTCGGCAAGCAGCCCGGCGACGCCGTAGTTCACCGCGAACACCGCCTTGTCCGCCATCGGCAGGAAAGTCACCCGCCCCGCCAGCGGCTCGAACAGGAACAGGTCGTGCTCGCCGGCCCGCAGCCAGCGCCAGAGATCGACCCCCAGCGGACTCTGCGACAAGCCCAGGCGGCGGCCCCGGGACTGCTGCTCGAGAGCCAGGAAGCGGCCGCTGAGCGCGTCGAGGCGATAGCCCGGCGCCAGACCGATCAACGCGGCCAGCCCCTTCCAGCGGAAAATCCGCGCGTCCAGTTGCCAGAGTTCGCCGTCCAGCACCACGCTGCGCTCGTTGGCGCCCTCCTGGATCAGCACCCGGTAGCGCTGCGGCCCTTCGGCCTGGAAGCTCAGGGTGGCCATCGGCTGCTCGAGCTTGAGCAGCGAATAGCTGCGCAGGTCCCAGGCGAGCACCAGCAGCAGCGCCGCCACGGCGACGAAGGCCAAGCCGCAGGTGCCGCGCAGCCAGCCGAGGAACCAGGTGCGTTCGAAGAGGATGCGCACCGCGACCAGGGCGGCCAGCAAGGCCAGTAACGCGAATGCCCAGGCCAGACCGTCGTACTGCATGCAAGCGATTCCTTCTGCGTGAAATTGCGGGCATTATGCGCACCCCTCCTCCCGACGGCCAGCGAGGCCGTTTCCCGATTGGAAGCAGGTCCGGTTTTTCATGCCCTTCGAACTCGCGATAGACCCCAGCACCCTGATCATCCTGGCCGTGGTGGCCTTTCTCGCCGGCTTCATCGACGCCATCGCCGGCGGCGGCGGCCTGTTGACCATCCCTGCGCTGCTCACCGCCGGGGTCCCGCCGCACCTGGCGCTGGGTACCAACAAGCTGAGCTCGACCTTCGGTGCGGCGACCGCCAGCTACACCTTCTACCGGCGCAAGCTGTTCCATCCCGGGAAGTGGCGCTACGGTCTGCTCGCCACCGCGATCGGCGCCGCCATAGGCGCCTGGGCGGCTCACCTGCTGCCCGCCGAGTGGCTGAACCGGATGCTCCCGGTGGTGGTATTCACCTGCGGCCTCTACATGCTCTTCGGCGGCACGCCGAAGGCGCCGCTGGACGCCGATGCGCCGGTCGGACGCAAGCGCCAGTGGCCGCAAGGCCTCGCCCTGGGCTTCTACGACGGCGTGGCGGGACCGGGCACCGGAGCGTTCTGGACCGTCAGCTCGCTGCTCATGTACCCGCTGGACCTGGTCCGCGCCAGCGGTGTGGCGCGGAGCATGAACTTCGTCAGCAACATAGTGGCGCTGGCGGTGTTCGTCGCCTCCGGCCAGGTGATCTGGTTGCTCGGCCTGTGCATGGGTGCGTCGCTGATGGTCGGCGCCTATTTCGGCGCGCGCACCGCCATCGGCGGCGGGGCGAGGTTCATTCGCCCGGTGTTCATCCTGGTGGTCCTGGCGCTGACCGCGCGGCTAGCCTGGCAGCACTGGTTCAGCGGCGCCTGAGCGGCGCGCCAGGTACAGGTCGATCAGGTGCCGGGCGATCGAGCGCTGCGCCGGTAGCGGCGGCAAGGCATCGAGGGAGAACCACTGGGCGTCCTCGATCTCGTCTTCCTGCGGGGCGATCTCGCCGGACACGTACTCGGCGTGGAAACCGAGCATCAGCGAATGCGGGAACGGCCAGTTCTGGCTGCCGATGTATTCGAGATTGGCGACCTCCACCCCGACCTCTTCGCGCACCTCGCGGACCACGCACTGCTCCACCGACTCGCCGGCCTCGACGAAGCCGGCCAGGGTACTGTAGACCCCCGGCACGAAGCGCGGCGAACGCGCCAGCAACACCTCGTCGCCCCGGGTCACCAGGACGATCATGCTCGGCGACAGGCGCGGGTACTGGTGCAGCCCGCACTGCGGACACTGCATCACCCGCTCGTGGTCCTGCGCCTGCATGCGTGTGCCGCAATTGCCGCAGAACCGGTTGTGACGTGCCCAGATGCCGATCTGGCTGGCATAGCCGAGCATGCAGAACTGATCGAAATCGCCGTGCAGCATGAACTGCCGCAACGGCGCCCAGGCCATGCCCGGCAGCTCGATCGGCTCGTCCAGTTCCAGCACGTAGACCGGCTCGCCCTGCCAATGGCCGACCCCATGTTCGGCGAGCAGCGGGAGTTCCTGGCGCTTCAGCCATTCGCGGGGGAACAGCAGGCCGTTGTCGTCCTGGAGGAAGCGCTGCTGACAGTGCGCGAGCACCCAGCCGCCGACCTGGGCGGTAGCCGGCCGACCTGCCTGCCAGCGGAACTCGCCGGCCATCAGGCGGCCACCGGCAGTCCGAGCGCCTTGACGCTGGCGCTGGCCAGGTCGAGGACGTCCGGCTGGCCCTGCGGACGCAGCACGGCACCGCCCTCGAGATAGTATTCGAGACTGGTCAGGGCGTCGGCGAGGGTTTCCAGCATCTGCTCCGAAGGCATCTGCGCGGTCTCGATCATGCGCTGCTGGATGTAGTCGGCGCAGCCGCCGACCAGCAGCGCGGCGCGCTCCTGACCGAGGAACCAGAGACCGCCCCGGACCGCCTGCAGGCTGGCCGGGACGTTGGCCAGGTTGAGCTTGTCGCCATTGGATTCCAGGTACGCGGTGATCGCACGCTTGGCCAGGGCCAGGCCGGCCTTGGCCTCCTCGATCACCACGATGCGCGCCTCGGCCAACTGGTGCACGGCGAACGCATCGGCTTCCTGCCCGGGCTCCGCCGGAGTCGGCCGGATGATGCGGCGCTCGCCGCGTTCGAGGTTGCCGACCATGCTTTCCACGTAGAGCACCGCATCGGCCAGGCGCAGCAACGCCGGCGGCGAATCGGCGACGCCGCTGGCAGCCCAGGCGGCCACGGTGGGTAGCTGGGTCTGCAGGGCGGTGCCGGCCGAGTTCAGGCCGACCATGCCGAGGGTCTTGCTCAGCTTGCCCAGTTGCGCATGCAGGTTGGTCAGGCTATCCGGCTGGGCCACGCCGCGCTCGATCAGGTCGAGCATGTCCTTGACCCCGGCGAGTTCCTCGCGGATCGCCGTGGACAGCGAACGCATCACCGACTGGCCGGGGCCGGACAGGCGCTGCGATTCCTCTTCCAGCAGGTGGTCGGTGAACGGCAGCGGCGCCAGCCCATGCAGTTCGCGGACCTCGCGCGAACGCGGGCCCTGGCCGTCGGACAGCGCCACCAGGTAAAGCAGTTCCTTGAGCAGATGGCGCGGCGCCTCGTAGGCCGGGCCGATCAGCAATTGCTTGAGCTCGCGGTCGATGCGCGAGAACAGTTGCTTGCGCGACTTGCGCGGCAACAGTTGGCCATCGACGATCGACTCGATCGCCGCGGCGCCGATCCAGCACAGCCGCGAACGGGCCACCCCGCCGTGCAGGCTGTCGAGGCGCGCCAGCGCGCGGCCCATCAGCTTGAGGCTGGGATAGAGGTTCTGTTCGCGGATCAGGCCGAGCAGGCCGATCTGGTACATGTGGCGCATCCGCCGGCTTTCCTCGCCCAGTTCGGCTTCGGAAGGCAGGTGGTCGATGGCAGTGCTCGGCGGCCGCGGGATATCCAGGCGGGCGCTGAAGAAGAAGCTTTCCGGCAGCGCCGGCTGCCCTGCGGCACAGCGCACTTCGTTGATCGCCGGCAAGAGCAGCTCGGGGATCTCCTGGCGATTGGCCTCGACGTTCTCCAGGTAGCGGCGCAGCACGTACAGGGCGTTGCCCAGGGCTGCCAGCTGGCCGTCGCGCTCCTCGCTGACGCCGGTGGGAATGTCGGTCGCCAGCTGCAGGGCTTCCTGGGCCAGCAGCTCGGCGCCGGCCAGCTCGATCAGGTTGAGGGTGCCGCGGATCTGTTG containing:
- a CDS encoding LysR family transcriptional regulator — its product is MADLRQFRQFVAVAEELSFRRAAERLHMAQPPLTTAIRRLEEEVGASLLERDNRIHRLTPAGRAFLDEARRTLAQAERTLAAARSAASGRRTLRLAFVDSTINILLPRILQAFRHQHGALDFQLQEDTTAGQLEALREDRIDAGLIVLPVDRQPGLYTHLLVDGDMRVALPEGHRLARHARLRLEQLAGEPWLLFPRHYGPGMHDLIVAACAAAGFVPEVVQEARQMQTIAGLVAGGIGVALVPSLLQPLRPPGVTFRPLQGRRARIPYRLALAYRTPSELIERFRETAQAIAAAPAFRMA
- a CDS encoding TSUP family transporter; this translates as MPFELAIDPSTLIILAVVAFLAGFIDAIAGGGGLLTIPALLTAGVPPHLALGTNKLSSTFGAATASYTFYRRKLFHPGKWRYGLLATAIGAAIGAWAAHLLPAEWLNRMLPVVVFTCGLYMLFGGTPKAPLDADAPVGRKRQWPQGLALGFYDGVAGPGTGAFWTVSSLLMYPLDLVRASGVARSMNFVSNIVALAVFVASGQVIWLLGLCMGASLMVGAYFGARTAIGGGARFIRPVFILVVLALTARLAWQHWFSGA
- the nudC gene encoding NAD(+) diphosphatase — its product is MAGEFRWQAGRPATAQVGGWVLAHCQQRFLQDDNGLLFPREWLKRQELPLLAEHGVGHWQGEPVYVLELDEPIELPGMAWAPLRQFMLHGDFDQFCMLGYASQIGIWARHNRFCGNCGTRMQAQDHERVMQCPQCGLHQYPRLSPSMIVLVTRGDEVLLARSPRFVPGVYSTLAGFVEAGESVEQCVVREVREEVGVEVANLEYIGSQNWPFPHSLMLGFHAEYVSGEIAPQEDEIEDAQWFSLDALPPLPAQRSIARHLIDLYLARRSGAAEPVLPG
- the fimL gene encoding type IV pilus/biofilm regulator FimL — translated: MVTGATSLSLVRDELFATMEQAEQGLEQFIAERQNGSLLQHAVECLQQIRGTLNLIELAGAELLAQEALQLATDIPTGVSEERDGQLAALGNALYVLRRYLENVEANRQEIPELLLPAINEVRCAAGQPALPESFFFSARLDIPRPPSTAIDHLPSEAELGEESRRMRHMYQIGLLGLIREQNLYPSLKLMGRALARLDSLHGGVARSRLCWIGAAAIESIVDGQLLPRKSRKQLFSRIDRELKQLLIGPAYEAPRHLLKELLYLVALSDGQGPRSREVRELHGLAPLPFTDHLLEEESQRLSGPGQSVMRSLSTAIREELAGVKDMLDLIERGVAQPDSLTNLHAQLGKLSKTLGMVGLNSAGTALQTQLPTVAAWAASGVADSPPALLRLADAVLYVESMVGNLERGERRIIRPTPAEPGQEADAFAVHQLAEARIVVIEEAKAGLALAKRAITAYLESNGDKLNLANVPASLQAVRGGLWFLGQERAALLVGGCADYIQQRMIETAQMPSEQMLETLADALTSLEYYLEGGAVLRPQGQPDVLDLASASVKALGLPVAA